One region of Flavobacterium sp. KACC 22763 genomic DNA includes:
- a CDS encoding O-antigen polymerase: MNYIDFFLFAEEHIVSLIFFSITIIMCYFLLYRKYIQSIFDPFFLIVSISGLSTSTVFFLYFNSAISDELFYRFICTELAFFAGFFLLKPIKFDNYLKNRNIKISNTFNEKFTSILFYLSSLLHIFFQLLTYIVVGIPILLDSRMSTFAGGSGFGFVGRLLEVVSVVGTFILLYRVFYCKEISKMGKLYNYLYLFSVIIFLLLSGNKTNLIFLVYYLFFLNLFMLKIKGNSVAGVIKKISKFQKILILSSIPLIFVVMYVQLVNSGSESEDSPLLALGQRIISFGDIYYMTFPDNVIRIMNHDSGLLQLFKDPLGMLRIVSWEKLPLDCGVEIYQYHYPNGTLSGPNARYNYFAILYFGTLGQIIYCFILGLITSFMRNTFFKLLPNNIIYGAIYTLFSFNLIYIFQDQAFTVARFFNIIAIVPVLIIFTLVIQYILEFNPMNYLVISKKNIQKL, encoded by the coding sequence ATGAATTATATTGATTTTTTTCTTTTTGCAGAAGAGCATATTGTAAGCTTGATTTTTTTTTCAATAACAATAATTATGTGTTATTTCTTGCTTTATAGGAAATACATTCAATCTATCTTTGATCCTTTTTTTTTAATAGTGTCCATTTCTGGATTATCTACATCTACTGTTTTTTTTTTATATTTTAATAGTGCCATTAGTGATGAATTGTTTTATAGATTTATTTGTACAGAATTAGCTTTTTTTGCAGGCTTTTTTTTACTTAAACCAATAAAATTTGATAATTATTTAAAAAATAGAAACATAAAAATTTCGAATACATTTAACGAAAAATTTACAAGTATCTTATTTTATCTTTCAAGCTTGTTGCATATTTTTTTTCAACTTCTAACATATATAGTCGTAGGAATTCCGATATTATTAGATTCTAGAATGTCGACTTTTGCCGGAGGAAGTGGTTTTGGTTTTGTGGGCAGATTACTAGAAGTGGTAAGTGTTGTAGGTACTTTTATATTACTTTACAGAGTGTTTTATTGTAAGGAAATCTCAAAAATGGGAAAACTATATAATTATCTTTATTTATTTTCAGTGATTATATTTTTATTATTGTCTGGAAATAAGACAAATTTAATTTTTTTAGTATACTATTTGTTCTTTTTAAACTTATTTATGCTTAAAATAAAAGGAAATTCAGTAGCAGGAGTAATAAAAAAAATATCTAAGTTTCAAAAAATTCTAATTTTATCTTCAATTCCTCTAATATTTGTTGTAATGTATGTTCAGCTTGTAAATTCTGGAAGTGAATCGGAAGATTCTCCTTTATTGGCATTAGGACAACGAATAATTTCTTTTGGTGATATTTATTATATGACTTTCCCCGACAATGTTATTAGAATTATGAATCATGACAGTGGCCTATTACAGTTGTTTAAAGATCCTTTGGGCATGCTTCGTATAGTTTCATGGGAAAAACTTCCATTAGATTGTGGTGTTGAGATATATCAATATCATTATCCAAATGGTACTCTTTCAGGACCTAATGCTAGGTACAATTATTTCGCTATTCTATATTTTGGAACTTTAGGACAGATTATTTACTGTTTTATACTTGGATTAATTACCTCGTTTATGAGAAATACATTTTTTAAACTCCTGCCTAATAATATTATTTATGGCGCTATTTACACACTTTTTTCTTTTAATTTGATTTATATATTTCAAGATCAAGCGTTTACAGTGGCTAGGTTTTTTAATATAATTGCAATAGTTCCAGTTCTGATTATTTTTACTCTTGTAATTCAATATATTTTAGAGTTTAACCCTATGAATTATTTAGTGATCTCTAAAAAAAATATTCAAAAATTATAA
- a CDS encoding glycosyltransferase family 2 protein has product MSKIGFVTVLFNSDSVLEGFFESLSLQSNQNFIVYMIDNSYSEESEKFIKSLVENFNIKNKIRHIINSANEGVAKGNNQGIELAIKDGCDYILIGNNDVEFYQKDLFDVLVKKCEINKIVAPKVLYHNTNQIWFAGGHINKYKALAIHENEYAESRDEVERFTEYAPTCFVLFHKEVFEKVGVMDEKYFVYWDDTDFMVRAVKLGFKILYLPSYVIQHKVSISTGGRSSLFSTYYFLRNRLYFIKKHFKGLSFVSSLCYTYFTSVAKIVLYDMKRKKVIIKAIRDSKVM; this is encoded by the coding sequence ATGAGTAAAATAGGGTTTGTTACTGTACTATTTAATAGTGATAGTGTACTTGAAGGTTTTTTTGAAAGTTTGAGTTTGCAAAGCAATCAAAACTTTATCGTATACATGATTGATAACAGTTATTCGGAAGAATCAGAAAAATTTATTAAGTCACTAGTTGAAAATTTTAATATAAAAAATAAGATAAGACATATTATTAATTCAGCAAATGAAGGCGTTGCTAAAGGTAATAATCAAGGTATCGAGTTAGCTATAAAAGATGGTTGTGATTACATTCTTATTGGAAATAATGATGTCGAATTTTATCAGAAAGATCTCTTTGATGTTCTTGTTAAAAAATGTGAAATAAATAAGATTGTTGCTCCAAAGGTGTTATATCATAATACAAATCAAATCTGGTTTGCAGGTGGACATATTAATAAATATAAAGCTCTTGCAATTCATGAAAATGAGTATGCAGAAAGCAGGGATGAAGTGGAAAGATTTACAGAATATGCACCTACATGCTTCGTATTATTTCACAAAGAAGTTTTCGAAAAAGTAGGGGTAATGGACGAAAAATATTTTGTGTATTGGGACGATACGGATTTTATGGTAAGAGCAGTAAAATTAGGATTCAAAATATTGTATCTGCCATCTTATGTAATTCAGCATAAAGTAAGTATTAGTACAGGTGGAAGAAGTTCTTTATTTTCAACTTACTATTTTTTGAGAAACAGACTTTATTTTATTAAAAAACATTTTAAAGGTCTGTCTTTTGTTTCGTCATTGTGTTATACATACTTTACTTCTGTTGCTAAAATTGTATTGTATGATATGAAAAGAAAAAAAGTCATTATAAAGGCAATTCGAGATTCTAAGGTGATGTAA
- a CDS encoding NAD-dependent epimerase/dehydratase family protein, whose protein sequence is MKNILITGGAGFIGSNLCLALVKKGYNITVLDNLSPQIHGVDAKNNSFLYLSIKDKVKFIEGDIRNSDNIKLAIQGNDVIVHLAAETGTGQSMYEIEKYSNVNIGGTALMLDILANNPHTIKKIVVASSRSIYGEGKYYSKDKGFVYPKHRNSEDMSNGDFEVKYKDCEGVLALVATDEESKIHPSSVYGITKQNQEQMIMTVCPTIGIEPVAFRYQNVYGPGQSLSNPYTGILSIFSTLIRNGKEINIFEDGKESRDFVFIEDVVNATVLGIEKPEANRNIFNVGSGIPTDVITVANELMKNYNINVPLTVSGNFRLGDIRHNYADLSKISSRLDFKPRYSFEDGIRIFSEWVLTQKIEESKYEKSVTEMKDKGLLK, encoded by the coding sequence ATGAAAAATATATTAATTACCGGTGGCGCTGGTTTTATAGGATCTAATCTTTGTTTAGCACTTGTTAAAAAAGGTTATAATATTACAGTTCTCGATAATTTATCTCCGCAAATACACGGAGTTGATGCAAAGAACAATTCTTTTCTTTATTTGTCAATCAAAGATAAAGTAAAGTTTATAGAAGGGGACATTAGAAATAGTGACAACATAAAATTAGCAATCCAAGGTAATGATGTTATCGTTCATTTGGCTGCGGAAACAGGTACTGGTCAATCTATGTATGAAATTGAAAAGTACTCTAATGTAAACATAGGAGGAACTGCATTAATGTTAGATATACTTGCTAATAATCCGCATACAATAAAAAAAATTGTTGTTGCTTCTTCAAGATCAATATACGGTGAGGGCAAATATTATTCAAAAGATAAAGGCTTTGTTTATCCAAAACATCGTAATTCTGAGGATATGAGCAATGGTGATTTTGAAGTGAAGTATAAGGATTGTGAAGGAGTATTAGCACTAGTAGCTACTGATGAGGAATCTAAAATTCACCCAAGTTCAGTGTATGGAATTACAAAACAAAATCAGGAACAGATGATCATGACAGTATGTCCGACGATAGGGATTGAACCTGTTGCTTTTAGATATCAAAATGTGTATGGCCCTGGACAATCGTTAAGTAATCCATATACTGGAATTTTGTCTATATTTTCTACGTTAATTCGAAACGGAAAAGAGATTAATATTTTTGAGGATGGTAAAGAGTCTAGAGATTTTGTATTCATCGAAGATGTAGTTAATGCTACTGTTTTAGGAATTGAAAAACCAGAAGCAAACCGGAACATATTTAATGTTGGTTCTGGAATACCGACTGATGTAATTACGGTTGCCAATGAATTAATGAAAAATTACAATATTAACGTTCCACTTACAGTTTCTGGAAACTTCCGTTTAGGAGATATTAGACATAATTATGCTGATTTGAGTAAAATTTCGAGTAGATTAGATTTTAAACCTCGATATTCATTTGAAGACGGAATTAGAATTTTTTCAGAGTGGGTTTTAACACAAAAAATTGAAGAAAGTAAATATGAAAAGTCTGTGACTGAAATGAAAGATAAAGGTTTATTAAAATGA
- a CDS encoding acyltransferase, translating into MKPLKIEGYKNILIGSDVVVGKYSWLAAVPLTGSKCTLEIKSGARIGNFNHIYATSKIIIEKDVLTADKVYISDNQHTYDSIDMPIHKQRIKQLKHVSIGEGTWIGENVCIIGASIGKNCVIGANSIVNKDIPDFCVAVGNPVKIVKRYCVNNKAWLKTNSIGEFN; encoded by the coding sequence ATGAAGCCTCTTAAAATTGAAGGTTATAAAAACATTTTAATAGGAAGTGATGTTGTTGTTGGCAAATATTCTTGGCTTGCTGCTGTTCCATTAACTGGAAGTAAGTGTACTTTAGAAATTAAAAGTGGAGCTCGAATTGGTAATTTTAATCATATATATGCGACATCTAAAATAATTATCGAAAAAGATGTTTTAACGGCAGATAAGGTTTACATATCAGATAACCAACATACTTATGATTCAATAGATATGCCAATACACAAACAAAGAATAAAGCAATTAAAGCATGTGTCTATTGGTGAGGGAACTTGGATTGGAGAGAATGTTTGTATTATAGGAGCCTCAATTGGTAAAAATTGCGTAATCGGAGCAAATTCTATAGTAAATAAAGATATTCCTGATTTTTGTGTTGCCGTTGGAAATCCAGTTAAAATTGTTAAAAGATATTGTGTAAATAATAAAGCTTGGTTAAAAACAAATTCTATTGGAGAATTTAATTAA
- a CDS encoding glycosyltransferase family 2 protein, producing MSDLPLVSIIIPCYNHEKYVLNMLKTVLQDDYSNKELIIINDGSSDKSHGIISEWIENNNQHSLKIVYKNRENRGLCKTLNELIDLSKGKYLIPLPSDDLLVSGSILKRVTILENNPHKKALISDSLVIDENDKVIMDSSIVDYNKGDKSRFLTDDAILLCTLISPQISGPSIIINREIFDIIGRYKENLIAEDWYFYQRAAAHNLLIFEDLIGAKYRVHSNNSSGVAVKRSTKMAWTIVLTYWYNWKVMPSFKYKIIALKELAKWSARYLYYKTV from the coding sequence ATGAGTGACCTTCCTTTAGTTTCAATTATAATACCTTGTTATAATCATGAGAAGTATGTTTTAAATATGCTTAAAACAGTTTTACAAGATGATTATTCTAACAAAGAACTGATTATTATTAACGATGGCTCTTCTGATAAATCACATGGAATAATTAGCGAATGGATAGAAAATAATAATCAGCATTCTTTAAAAATAGTATATAAAAATAGGGAAAATAGAGGTCTTTGTAAGACATTGAATGAGCTTATTGATTTATCTAAAGGTAAATATTTAATTCCTCTTCCTAGTGATGATTTGCTAGTATCTGGAAGTATATTGAAAAGAGTGACTATTCTGGAAAATAATCCTCATAAAAAGGCATTAATAAGTGATTCATTAGTTATTGATGAAAATGATAAAGTTATTATGGATAGCAGTATTGTTGACTATAATAAAGGAGATAAATCTAGATTTTTGACTGATGATGCTATTTTGTTATGTACTTTAATTAGTCCACAAATTTCTGGTCCAAGTATTATAATCAATCGTGAAATTTTCGATATTATTGGAAGATATAAAGAAAATTTAATTGCAGAAGATTGGTATTTTTATCAAAGGGCCGCAGCTCATAATTTGCTTATTTTTGAAGATCTTATTGGTGCAAAGTATAGAGTTCACTCTAACAATTCTTCGGGAGTTGCAGTGAAACGTTCTACTAAAATGGCTTGGACTATAGTGCTCACTTATTGGTACAATTGGAAAGTGATGCCAAGTTTTAAGTATAAAATTATTGCATTGAAGGAATTAGCTAAATGGTCAGCAAGATATTTGTATTATAAAACTGTATAA
- a CDS encoding O-antigen translocase, producing MKLIKTSLYSAITTFIRIASGFIANKIVAIFTGPAGVAVIGQFTNFVAIILTVSNGAINTGVVKYTAEYENNELKQKKMLSTALRISMFCSFFFGFFLFIWANYFSNLILKNSIYNNAIRVLGITIIFYSLNNLLISILNGKSEIKKYTIVNTFGSLVGLIFTVLLVYFCKIEGALYSIVLSQSIVFFITLFFVIKSNWFSWSYFKYSFDKTLAKKLGGFSLMALVSVFTAPVVQILLRDMVISKIGLDAAGYWQGMMKVSDGYLLLITTALSTYYLPKLSSLKEDKDLRNEILYGYKIIMPVVFISCLLIYFSRLFIIKLLYTNSFVEMEQLFLYQLIGDFFKIAAWLISYLMLAKAMTKLFIITEIVFSLTYLIFGYICVDVFGLIGLTIAFVINYFIYFIFMLSYFRKLIFYKNE from the coding sequence TTGAAATTAATTAAAACTTCTCTTTATTCTGCTATTACAACATTTATACGCATTGCTTCTGGGTTTATTGCTAATAAAATTGTAGCAATATTTACGGGACCTGCTGGTGTTGCAGTAATTGGTCAATTTACAAATTTTGTTGCCATTATTTTGACAGTTTCTAATGGAGCAATTAACACGGGAGTAGTAAAATATACAGCCGAATATGAAAACAATGAGCTTAAACAAAAGAAAATGCTCAGTACTGCATTAAGAATTTCAATGTTTTGCTCCTTTTTTTTTGGTTTTTTCTTATTTATATGGGCTAATTATTTTTCAAATTTAATACTAAAAAACTCTATTTACAATAATGCAATTAGAGTTTTAGGGATAACAATAATTTTTTATTCATTAAATAATCTTTTGATTTCTATTTTAAATGGCAAAAGTGAAATAAAGAAATATACAATTGTAAATACATTTGGGAGTTTAGTAGGTCTAATATTTACGGTATTATTAGTTTACTTTTGCAAAATTGAAGGAGCTTTGTATTCTATTGTTCTTTCCCAATCTATAGTTTTTTTTATTACTCTCTTCTTTGTGATTAAAAGCAATTGGTTTTCATGGAGTTATTTTAAGTATTCATTTGATAAAACGCTTGCAAAGAAACTTGGAGGCTTTAGTTTAATGGCTTTAGTTTCTGTATTTACAGCTCCTGTTGTTCAGATTTTACTACGTGATATGGTAATTTCAAAAATTGGTTTGGATGCGGCGGGATATTGGCAAGGAATGATGAAGGTGTCAGATGGATATTTATTATTAATAACAACAGCATTAAGCACTTATTATTTGCCGAAGCTCTCTTCATTAAAAGAAGATAAAGATCTTCGAAATGAAATCTTGTATGGTTACAAAATAATTATGCCAGTTGTTTTTATCAGCTGTTTATTAATATATTTTTCAAGATTATTCATCATAAAACTTCTTTATACGAATAGTTTTGTAGAAATGGAACAGCTTTTTTTGTATCAACTAATTGGTGATTTTTTTAAAATTGCTGCATGGTTAATTTCATATTTAATGTTGGCAAAGGCCATGACAAAGCTTTTTATTATAACCGAAATTGTTTTTAGCTTAACATATCTTATTTTTGGGTATATATGTGTGGATGTATTTGGTTTAATAGGTTTGACAATAGCATTTGTAATAAACTATTTTATTTATTTTATATTTATGTTAAGTTACTTTCGAAAATTAATTTTTTATAAAAATGAGTGA
- a CDS encoding DegT/DnrJ/EryC1/StrS family aminotransferase — MIKFLDLQKINAQYTTELKKVADEVIDSGWYLLGERVKEFEKNLETYQGGGNAVAVANGLDALRLIFKAYIELGVMQEGDEIIVPANTYIASVLAITDNKLIPILVEPDLDTYNLDLNLLKDKITSKTKAIMIVHLYGRACWSEELEILAKSNNLKLIEDNAQAIGACWNGIRTGNLGDAAGFSFYPGKNLGALGDSGAVTAKDIELAKVIRTLANYGSAQKYINQYQGLNSRMDEIQAAFLNVKMNYLDNETILRREIANYYMQNIKNDKIILPHINKTEEHVWHLFVIRANNRDELQIYLQEHKIQTLIHYPIPLHKQECYSEMSSISLPITEKIHEEVLSLPISPVMSNDEIARIVEVLNKF, encoded by the coding sequence ATGATTAAATTTTTAGATTTACAAAAAATAAATGCTCAATATACAACTGAATTAAAAAAAGTTGCAGATGAGGTAATTGACAGCGGGTGGTATTTATTAGGGGAGAGAGTAAAGGAGTTCGAAAAAAATCTCGAAACTTATCAAGGGGGTGGAAATGCAGTAGCGGTTGCTAATGGTTTAGATGCTTTACGCCTTATTTTTAAAGCCTATATCGAATTGGGGGTAATGCAAGAAGGGGATGAAATTATTGTTCCTGCTAATACTTACATAGCCTCTGTTTTAGCCATTACTGACAATAAATTGATTCCTATTCTTGTAGAACCAGATTTAGATACTTACAATCTAGATTTAAATTTATTAAAAGATAAGATTACCTCAAAAACTAAAGCTATAATGATAGTTCATCTTTATGGACGTGCTTGTTGGAGTGAAGAACTTGAAATCTTAGCCAAATCTAATAATTTAAAATTAATTGAAGATAACGCTCAGGCTATTGGAGCGTGTTGGAATGGTATTAGAACAGGTAATTTAGGAGATGCAGCTGGATTTAGTTTTTATCCAGGGAAGAATTTAGGAGCACTGGGTGATTCAGGGGCTGTCACTGCGAAAGATATTGAATTAGCTAAAGTAATACGTACTCTAGCAAATTACGGCTCCGCTCAAAAATATATAAATCAATATCAAGGGTTAAACAGTCGTATGGATGAAATTCAAGCGGCATTTCTAAATGTTAAAATGAATTATTTAGATAATGAAACAATTTTGCGTCGAGAGATAGCGAATTATTATATGCAGAATATAAAGAATGATAAAATAATATTGCCACATATTAATAAAACAGAAGAACATGTTTGGCATCTTTTTGTGATTCGTGCAAATAACCGTGATGAATTACAGATTTATCTACAAGAGCATAAAATTCAGACTTTAATACATTACCCGATTCCTCTGCATAAACAAGAATGTTATTCTGAGATGTCAAGTATTTCTTTACCAATAACGGAGAAAATACATGAAGAAGTATTGAGTTTGCCAATTAGTCCTGTTATGAGTAATGATGAAATAGCGAGAATCGTAGAAGTTTTAAATAAGTTTTAA
- a CDS encoding ketoacyl-ACP synthase III → MEAFIKHVSYYLPSNKLSNDDIATQFPEWDSEKIIQKIGIQNRNITDKDQYTSDIATEVIDILCSEYKIDKSEIDYLILCTQSPDYFLPTTACIVQNKSGLSTNCAAIDINQGCSGYIYGLSLAKGLIISKVAKNVILVTAEMYSKYIHEKDKGNRSIFGDASSATLISDNGLYRIGEFSLGSDGSGFQNLIVKNGAVKNAKILDSDEANDNNLFMNGPEIFNFTAKAVPELISKTLEKNNESIDSIGAFVFHQANTFMLEYLRKKINIPKDKFIIDMENYGNTVSSTIPIVLKNKIKESTYENNFLLAGFGVGYSWGAVVIYKK, encoded by the coding sequence ATGGAAGCCTTTATTAAGCACGTATCTTATTATTTGCCAAGCAATAAACTAAGTAACGATGATATAGCAACTCAATTTCCAGAGTGGGATAGTGAGAAAATAATTCAAAAAATAGGGATTCAAAATCGTAACATTACCGATAAAGATCAATATACTTCAGATATTGCGACTGAGGTTATTGATATTCTCTGTAGTGAATATAAAATAGATAAATCAGAGATTGATTATTTAATCTTATGCACTCAATCACCCGATTATTTTTTACCTACTACTGCTTGTATTGTACAGAATAAATCTGGATTATCAACTAATTGTGCTGCTATTGATATAAATCAAGGTTGTTCAGGGTATATCTATGGACTTTCTTTGGCCAAAGGCTTAATCATTTCTAAGGTTGCTAAGAATGTTATTCTTGTTACAGCAGAAATGTATTCAAAATATATTCATGAAAAAGATAAAGGCAATCGTAGTATATTTGGTGATGCGTCTTCTGCCACTTTAATATCAGATAATGGGTTGTATAGAATTGGTGAGTTTTCATTAGGAAGTGATGGGAGTGGTTTCCAAAATTTGATAGTTAAAAATGGAGCTGTTAAGAATGCTAAAATTTTAGATTCTGATGAAGCTAATGATAATAATCTTTTTATGAATGGTCCAGAAATATTCAATTTTACCGCTAAAGCTGTGCCAGAACTGATTAGTAAGACTTTGGAAAAAAACAATGAGAGCATTGATTCAATAGGGGCTTTTGTTTTCCATCAAGCTAACACTTTTATGTTAGAATATCTCAGAAAAAAAATTAATATTCCAAAAGATAAATTTATTATCGATATGGAAAATTATGGGAATACTGTTTCTTCAACTATACCTATTGTCTTGAAAAACAAAATTAAAGAGTCGACATATGAAAATAATTTTCTTTTGGCAGGATTCGGAGTAGGGTATTCTTGGGGAGCAGTTGTTATATATAAAAAGTAA
- a CDS encoding acyl carrier protein → MEKFIENFKRQLEDVDTDLNADTDYVNSDFWDSLTAVTIQMMIDDEYNVKIDIKKISSFTSVGELYHFVQESK, encoded by the coding sequence ATGGAAAAATTTATTGAAAATTTTAAGAGACAATTAGAGGATGTCGATACTGATTTGAATGCCGATACAGATTATGTGAATTCAGATTTTTGGGATTCTCTTACAGCAGTAACTATTCAAATGATGATAGATGATGAGTACAATGTAAAAATTGATATAAAGAAGATTTCAAGCTTTACATCAGTAGGTGAATTATATCACTTTGTTCAAGAGAGTAAGTAA
- a CDS encoding GNAT family N-acetyltransferase has product MNQINKYNISLRLVEESDADFIVAIRTDISKSRFISQTDSDIEKQKLWICDYKKREKSQEEFYFICIDEDGMSFATYRLYNKKENSIEIGSFVSKPFYDNPINVIKVDVILKSYVFEELNLDRLEFEVRKENKSVVNYHKKFHPTLINEDDLNYYFVLEKKDFLANRIKFEKLF; this is encoded by the coding sequence TTGAATCAAATAAATAAGTATAATATATCACTCCGTTTGGTAGAAGAAAGCGATGCTGATTTTATAGTTGCCATAAGAACAGATATTTCTAAATCAAGATTTATTAGCCAAACAGATTCAGATATTGAAAAGCAAAAATTATGGATTTGTGATTATAAGAAAAGGGAGAAGTCTCAAGAGGAGTTTTATTTCATTTGCATAGATGAAGATGGGATGAGTTTTGCTACTTATAGATTATATAATAAAAAGGAAAATTCTATTGAAATTGGTAGTTTTGTTTCAAAACCTTTTTACGATAATCCGATAAATGTAATTAAGGTTGACGTGATTTTAAAGTCATATGTTTTTGAAGAACTGAATTTAGATCGACTAGAATTTGAAGTTAGAAAAGAGAATAAATCTGTCGTTAATTATCATAAAAAATTTCATCCGACATTGATTAATGAAGATGACTTAAATTATTATTTTGTTTTAGAAAAGAAAGACTTTTTAGCTAATAGAATAAAATTTGAAAAATTATTTTAA
- a CDS encoding sugar 3,4-ketoisomerase has protein sequence MMQSKKSVFECSLLHLSQIGNRNGHITAVSNNSEIPFAVKRIFYLYDIPGGESRGAHAHKDCHQFLVAASGSFEILLDDGKTKRQILLNRPDLGLHIPPGIWASEINFSSGSICLVLASHEYDEKDYLRNYDEYLNYISIESNK, from the coding sequence ATGATGCAGTCTAAAAAAAGTGTTTTTGAGTGTAGTCTTTTGCATTTGAGTCAGATAGGAAATAGAAATGGCCATATAACAGCAGTTAGTAACAATAGTGAAATTCCTTTTGCTGTAAAAAGGATTTTTTATTTATATGATATTCCTGGCGGTGAGTCTCGAGGAGCTCATGCTCACAAAGATTGTCACCAATTTTTAGTAGCTGCTAGCGGTAGCTTTGAAATTTTGTTAGATGATGGTAAGACAAAACGACAAATATTGTTGAATAGACCAGATTTAGGATTGCATATACCTCCAGGTATTTGGGCTTCTGAAATTAATTTTTCTAGTGGATCTATATGTTTAGTTCTAGCCTCGCATGAATATGACGAGAAAGATTACTTAAGAAATTATGACGAATATTTAAATTATATTAGCATTGAATCAAATAAATAA
- a CDS encoding sugar 3,4-ketoisomerase has protein sequence MKPRLITFPKIQDPRGNLTFLQYSDQIPFKIERTFWTYDVPGGGIRGGHAYYEQKEIIIALSGSFDIIITNIDGSTEKFSLNRSYYGLYLPAKTWRHIENFSTNSLVLHISSEKFSKEDYIRDFNEFKMLTNDAV, from the coding sequence ATGAAGCCAAGATTAATTACTTTTCCTAAGATTCAAGATCCAAGAGGCAATTTAACTTTTTTGCAATATTCTGACCAAATACCCTTTAAGATTGAAAGGACCTTTTGGACTTATGATGTGCCAGGCGGAGGAATAAGAGGAGGACATGCATATTATGAGCAAAAAGAAATTATCATTGCCTTAAGCGGAAGTTTTGATATAATAATAACAAATATTGATGGTAGTACCGAAAAATTTTCTTTGAATAGAAGTTACTACGGTCTTTATTTGCCTGCTAAAACTTGGAGACATATAGAGAATTTTTCCACAAACTCTTTAGTTTTACATATATCTAGTGAGAAATTTTCTAAAGAAGATTATATTAGAGATTTTAATGAATTTAAAATGTTAACAAATGATGCAGTCTAA